ATatggtggcacttcagagattcaggttgattcttatatgtctttaaagTAATGtggacttattgttatgtttcagttctgccttacatactaagtacattattcgtactgacgttttTTTGTAGGggatgctgcattcatgcctgcaggtatagataatcagtttgacgaaccctcatagtagacgagattggcattcagcgaaggatcggtaagactccacctcattcggagtgcatccgagtttatgagtcatcgtgtcagagttttgctaaagacttatgggtaggtcggTACCCTGTCCTGTTTGATGTCTAATActtttagaggctttgtagacagaggttcattttgtacagtatgtcagaggccttgatggcccatatgtattcatgttttaagaaaaatggttctgtgatacagtgttgcccacttatagttatacattatgagttgtggccatgttggcccatgatagttacaaaagaaaaacaaatgagttacacagtggttcgctcgggccagcacaGCACCGGGTGctagccacgcctccccaggtttggggagtgacaaccatcttgcattaatactgcaccaagcccaacgcgagatgcatcacaatacaccgtataagatcctgaacctgtgggtaataccaacactggtgtcATAGTCAAAgcagccttgagcttctgaaagctcaactcacacgcgtctgaccatctgaatggggcgcccttctgggtcaatttggtcaatggggatgctatggatgaaaacccctccaccaaccggcgataataacctaccacacccaggaaactccggatctttgtagctgaagtaggtctaggccaattctgaactacctcaatcttcttaggatccacttttatgccttcacccgatactacatgccccaaaaaggcaactgagtctaaccaaaactaacatttcaaaatttggcatataactgattatttttcaaagtctgaagcacaatccgaagatgcttcTCATACTCCTCTCTAGtgctggagtaaatcaaaatatcatcaatgaatacaaccacaaaagaatccaaatagggcttgaatacccaattcatcaaatccataaatgttgttggagaatttgtgagcccaaatgacatcactaggaattcgtaatgctcAGACCGAGTCCGAAaaactgtcttagggacatcggatgccctaatcttcaactgatggtacccagacctcaaatcgatctttgaaaacaccttggcaccttgaagctgatcgaataagtcctCAATtctcggcaacggatacttgttcttgataatgaccttgttcaactaccgttaatctatacacattctcatcAACCCATCTTTCTTCATCACGAATAACAcaggcgcaccccagggcgagacactgggtctaacaAAGCCCTTATCATGCAATTCTTGTAATCCACCATAGGGCGAGAAAAtccaccgcacctgcgagcccgtaggtgcgagctGTTGGACGCAGAAACGAATGGGGGAAAGGGAGGtagtttcgcagaagcggaagaaagGGCGCAGTTGCGCCTTCGTAGTGAGAAAGCCTGCCCGTATATGCGGAAGAGGAGAGGCCTAAAGGGAACCGCAAAAGCGAAATTTATGGccacacctgcggaaccgcagaattGGTcaaagtgaccgcaggtgcgatgatcgctggGTAGAAGACTTGTTTAAGTacgtgggtttggctcattttcattttATTTCTTCCATGCGAGCCGTCCTTGAagagattttggagctccattttcatcgtcaatcatgaggtaagtaatttctacaagttatgagttaaatatatgaatttgggcttgtaaatacatgaaaatttgtggaaattgtgggattttaagagaaaacttagaaattggtatttttggatttttaccacgaaattggacatgaaattgggaataaatcttatatttgagttcgtaatgttatgggtaaagtttatcttcaaacaattttgaaatccgggcacgtgggctaggggttgactttattgacttttcgagcggagttggaaatttttataaattgttaaattgtaagtatGGGAGTATATTTCgattgatttgcacgttgtttgactagtttcagaacgTTTGGCTTGGAGTTGAGTAATAGAGTGGCGatgaagccggttatggaacttcggagcgaggtaagtctcctgtctaaccttgtgagggggaaactaccctatAGGCGATGTAATTGCTATGTGatactaattgtgggtgctacgtacgcacgaggtgacgagcgtctgtacgtagctaaagcatttttatgtccgagtagatttaggaccttatcatgtaataattgaattatttgaactcattctgctagcTTAATTATTGGAacttataattaaaattaatttagaaataaatatatgtatactaggccgagccttatcaccttgagttgttggctagttatttgagaaacggtaaagattatattcactttgtgctcatgtactgtattgtaagcatgtgTCTCGCAATTCgataactttcttcctttcttgtcaAGCGGGCCGGACGCCTCAACAGTATAATAGAtccatctatggtttgtgcctctcgaccctcgacagtgtacacattattttggatcgggccgaacgacctcggcataatcgtgcattgtatcgctggtagtccgaacattcacgagattatccttaCACTGATGCCCGGTATTTTACATGGTACTTCTTATCTGTTTGTTTCTGGTGCTTGATACATCTGAGTtgatgaggtagaatacaagactgagattgatgaggtagaatacaagactgagaaattcatactttaaagaaatattttgaagatTAGGTAACTTACAAATTTACCCCATTATGGTTGTGTGCTCCACATCTGCTTATTGTTTCATTATATTGCttgttggacctctagtaagtgtcgatgcgacccctcgtcactacttctctggggataggctagatacttattgggtatgcgttgatttacatactcatgatgcacttctgcactaaatgtgcatgatctgataggttcatttggtgatcatcttggcacgtaggcgcacctattgaggagactttaggtgagctgcactccAGGCTACGCATTGCAGTCCAcggagtctccattgtactatttattttatcctgtctcatTTACATCCTAGACagatgacaccgggttttgggatatactagttgatgcttacggttctgtatattatcatcgcctttcatttttcttttaaattacAAATTTTGTACGTTCCAgtggatttaaaagtgtaaattcccttccttattaaaatttatgatttcaaaagtaacaagacgagtaattaaattgatcaatcatCGTTGCCTtacctgacggcggcgttaggcgccatcacgacctatagtggattttgggtcgtgacagagacaTGAAAGATTATTAACCTTCTGCTTAATTCGTTTGACTGATTTACTATGATCATCAGTCCAAGCTTTTAGATTCTTCTTTAATCTTTCATAAAGAATTAAAGTATACTTAGCAAGATCCTTTATAAAaggagaaatataattaagtcTTCCTAAAAACCTTTTAAGCTGAGTCTTATCAGTTATAATATCAGGGAATTTGGATGCAAATTCAATGCTTCTCTGGATTGGAACTATTCTTCCATTTTCAATAATATGACCTAAAAATCTTACATTGGTCTGAAAAAGAGCTATTTTTGGTTTAGAAATGACTAAGCCATTTTGAGCTATAATATTTTTGAAAAGATCCAAATGCTTGAAATGTAtttcaatatttttttgaaaatactaaaatatCATTAATATAAACAATTACAAAATTTGTATATGGTATGAAAATGTCATTCATTATTTTCTGAAATTCAGAAGAGAATTTTTTAAACCAAATAGCATGACATTCCATTCATACTGACCCATTGGGACATTAAAAGCAGTTTTAAATTTATCTGACTCagatatttgaatctgccaataaccagattttaaatcgaatattaaaaatattatggCATCATGTAATCTATCAAGTAAATCCTTTTTATTAGGAATCAGATATCTAATCCATTTTAAAACTATATTAAGGGTCTTATAATTGATAACTAATCTTGGAACTCCTCGTTCCTGTTCAGCATGTTTATTAACATAAAAGGTTGTACATGACTATTTAGACTTTGAAGGTGTTATAAGACCTTTTTGCAGCAaagaatcttttttttttttgattaatTCCAAATATTCTGAATTCATTTCCCAAGGTCTAGCCTTTGTCGGAATATTATATTCCGAAAAGCCTTCTTCATAGGGAAGACTAACTATATGCTTTTTCCTACTCCAAAATTGGTTTGGCTGGTCACCACATATTTGCAATGAAAACTGATTTTTCAAAAGATCAATTTTTTCTATAagttttggattttgtaaatctTTTGTAATAGTAAGATTGtaaatttcatttttcaaaaaattaatttatctattttttgcAGTGATATTATCAGACCTTTCATTTAAAAATCTTTGAAATGGTTGAATTATAAAgtcaaaacttatattttcattaTTAAAAGTTCCTGTAAAACCTTGAGCATCCCATCTAGTAAATGGAATTATATGATGAAAAAATGGGACTCCTAATATGATGTCATGGGAAATGTCTTTTACCAAAACAAATGTTCCAGGTATGCAAACCTTATTTTTGGCAAATATAAGCTTTTGGTAATTTATAAGAAATACTCATTCTATTTCCACTAGCATTTTTTAATTTGTGAGTAGTcttataaaaatattttgaagGTATTATTCCTTCTTTTATACAATTTAAATCTGCACCACTATCAAATAAAGCAGTAAACTCTTTTttgaaattataatttattaaaagagtgacttttattaaaatattttgagTAGTAAATAGCTGGAGTTTTTGTAAAAACTCATTATCCGCCATATTAACTGCTCCTAAGAAATTACTTTTTGCCGCATCCTTAGAGGTACCAGCATTAGTATTATCAAAACACTCTTCAGTAATATCAGCACTTAATTCATGACTTATAGGAACATTTGATCTTTCTAATTCAAAAATTCTCTTATCTAAGGCTATGTTTGAAGCCTTTAAGTCTGATATTTCTCCTTTGAGATTATTAATCTCATCCCTTAACTCTTGAATAGTAGTTGGCCTATCAATGGCCTGGGATTTTCTCATAAAATCCTTTTACTATCGGACATAGTATAAGGTCCCTTTTGTGAAGGAATTTCTTCAATCTCTGGACTTGTAGGTATTTTGTCCGTCTTATAAATAATCTGAGATCTCAATTCTGGGTTTTTAATAACCCTGagaaattttaataaattatcatTAGTCAGGACATTAACTTTCGAGTCCTTAAATTGAGAATAAATATTAAAACATTCATCATATGTGTTGTTATTACAACATTAATTTTGCTTGCAAGGTCCACATTCATTACCTGAGGAAATATACTCTTCCTCTTGTAGAACCCTTAAATCTTTATCGGTTGATGAATCTCCTCCATAACTACTCTCTTGATCAGAATTATCTGGAGAAGAATTTAGATGAATCTTATATAAAGAATCCTTAATGTTATCATCTATATCAAGGTTCTTAATCTTATCCTTAACTTTATAATCTCTAGCATAATGACCTACTATACCACATTTGTAGAAAGCATTGGGTCTATTAGACTTTATGAAATCCTTTCTATGCTTATAAGTATCTCTTTTCTTGTTTTTACCCTCTAATCTTTTATGAAAAGATCCCCTATTCTTCTTATGTTTATAAGACTCATGCTTATGTCTATGAGACTCTTTTTTATTCTTAGGGATATCTATGGCAAATTGTTCATAAAATTCCCCTAGTTATTGTATTTCATTAAGACGATGCCACTTAATTTTCTGATTTATCTTAATCTCACTGCACAAAGCGAAACCTTATTGTGTACATACACTAATAAGCTTTCTACAGGAATAGCTATTATAATCTATACTCATTGCTGTTCCACGAAGAGCTTTTCTAACCCTTTCAGCAAAGAGTGTTGGGAGTCCATCAATAAATTTAGACTTCCAGTGAGTACTATTACATTCTGGTAATTCCATGACTCTAGATACAAAAACATCTTTATACCACCTAAAAGATGTTAGAGTCTTACATCTAAGGTTTTGGAGCATAGTGCTTAAGGTCTCACTATTGTCTTGCCATCTTCTTGAGAAGTGTTCTATGATATTAAGAACTAAAGAATAGACCGAATTTTGGACATTCTATCCATTTTCTACTTTTATGGCGCTCATTATTTCTGTGCGTTATTCATTTTttaaataattgtcccaccaacCTTTCaattggccagtaaaacctgctaCTATCATGTCAGCAATGGTTTTCTCGAAATTCATATTAACCCTACAGATAGTGTTGTACATAAGCATCCTATGTACCTGAGTATAAATCTAGCGGTCAGTAAAACCATCATTGTTCCATTTATAGATTTATGTACCGTTATAACTTTGTGAGTAATGACTAAAATCAGGTTCTTCTAAGAGTATATCTTGAGGAGTTGGCCTAGGATAATAGAACATCCTTTGAACCGGTTTTCGAGCAAACTTTTATGAGATTTTATTAATCCCATCAGAGAGTTTTACTCTCTTATCTTCATCAGATAGGTGCTCTAAATTCAACGGACTAATTTTGAATCCTTCaaatttttcatctaataatttctCCAGGTCCTCTAGACTTTTTAACTTAAAGTCTTTGACCTTAGGAGGAGGTTGGATACTTGCCGTAGCAATTTACTCTTTACCTTTTGTGGTATCCCTCTTAGATATTTTTTGAACTTCTGTTATTAATTTGTCTTTCATTAATAGAAACAATCTATTCACCCAGAATACTAATATAAATATTAGTGTAATTATTCTGCGTGAGCATAGTATTCAAATTCTTAGCAGTAATTTTGCCAGTATAATCttcaaataattttgaaaaagcTGTAAAATAAATTACTTTATCCTTTTCTCCCATTTGAAAAGAGCTTTTTGGGGGAAAACGGATTTAGTGATTTCACCATTAGTGAGTTTATAATCTCTTTCTAACATGGAAATATAACCATCAACATATTTAGACATAAACCATAGTACAAAAGCAATCATTTTATTGTGATCACTAATAtcattataaaaattattttggaAGAAAGTTATTAACTTTTCATCAAAATTGTCAAAAAACTAATTTCTGAAAAGTTTCCATCTGGGTTTTTAAAATTCTTCTGAAATCAATTTTCTTGCCAGCAAACCCAGTCTGTGCTAATTTTTATGACCTTTATTATG
The DNA window shown above is from Nicotiana tomentosiformis chromosome 8, ASM39032v3, whole genome shotgun sequence and carries:
- the LOC138897496 gene encoding uncharacterized protein — encoded protein: MELPECNSTHWKSKFIDGLPTLFAERVRKALRGTAMSIDYNSYSCRKLISVWEFYEQFAIDIPKNKKESHRHKHESYKHKKNRGSFHKRLEGKNKKRDTYKHRKDFIKSNRPNAFYKCGIVGHYARDYKVKDKIKNLDIDDNIKDSLYKIHLNSSPDNSDQESSYGGDSSTDKDLRVLQEEEYISSGLLKTQN